GGGCATGAACATCAACACAAAGCCCGGGCTTTTCATGCCGGCCAGCGCGGTATAGTCCTTGGCCGCCAGCTGGTCAATATGCGTGCGCACCGCCCGCAGATGCGCGTCCAGAAACCCTGTCGCGCCGTTTCTTCGTTGGCATTCACAGCCTGCTCATAGGACACCAGCGACACTTTGCTGTCCAGCACAATGTTCTTGCCATCAGGCAAAAAGACAATGAAATCCGGGTAGTTGGCGCGGCCGTCCTCGCTGCGAAACAGCACCTGCGTATCAAAATGCGCGCCCTTGTGCAGGCCGGCCGCTTCCAGCGCGCTTTCCAGCTGCATTTCGCCCCAGTTGCCCAGGGCCTTCTTATCGCCCTTGAGCGCACGCGCCAGTGCCTGCGCATCATGGGTCATTTTCATGCCCATGTCCATCAACTGGCCGATCTGTGAGCGCAGCATGCTGTGCCCCTGCAGCGATTGATCGTGCACCTCGTTAACCCGTGTCTGAAATCGGTCGATCTGTTCACGCAGAGGCTGCAGCAGCCCTTCAATGGACTGGCGACTGTTGCGCGAGAAGGTTTGTTCCTTTTCCTCGAAGATGCGGGTCGCCAGATTACGGAACTCCGTGCTCAATTGTTCGCGCGATGCGTCAAACTGTGCTCGCATGGCCTCCAGACTCTGCGTCTTGTACGCATAATCGGCTTGCAGGGAAATGTGCTGTTTTTCAAGTGTATTGCGCGCTGCTTCCAGCTCACGCACTTGCGCTTCGAACTGCGTCAGCCTGTCGCTGTGCTGCTCGTTCTGTTGCCGGGCATGGGCCACATCACTGCGCGCCGCGGCCAGTTGAGCGGCGAGCTCATCCTTTTGCGTATCCAGCTCTCGATATTGCATCTGCAATTGTTCATGGCGATGCTGCTCCTGCTCCTGCAACCGGTCGCGCTCGGCCAGCAGATCTTCCAGGCCTGCTGCCCGCGCCCGGGCAGTGGCAAGCCGATAGTTCATGAACAGGGCGCACAGCAGCGCGCCCGCCACGGCGCCAGCGGCAACCAGCACCCACAGCAAGGGCAAGGCCTGCAAGGCTGCGACCACCTCATTCATGTGCGCACTCCGGCAGCAACCACAGGCCATAGAGACGGGCCGCGACAGCAGGCGCACAGCGCCTGTTCACGTTTGAAGCATGAAGCACAGACAGAGCGGACAAACACATAACGACAGAACCCCGGAAAGCTGCCCGACAATCTGGGCACGTCATGCATTCTAGCGCAAACGCACAACAGCCGCACCCGGGCAATGGTTTGTGCCAAGGCCCCTTGCCCGAACTACAGCTACCGATGCTACAGCTACCGTTGCTACAGTTGCCGGCGTTGCATCTGATCGGCGATGTATTCGGCCTGGCGAATAGCCAGCGAAACAATCGTCAATGTGGGGTTCTCGGTCGCGCCGGAAGTGAACTGGCTACCGTCGGATATAAACAGATTGGCAATGTCATGCGTCTGGCCATGTTTATTGCAAACGCCATCTTCCGGTCTGGCGCTCATCCGGCAGGTGCCCAGGTTGTGCGTCGAGGGGTATGGCGGCGTGCGAAACGCCTTGCGAGCGCCTGCAGCTTCATACATGGCAATTGCCTGACCGAACGCATGCTCGCGCATCGCGTGATCGTTGGGATGATCATCAAAATGCACATTCGGCACCGGCAGCCCGTGCTGGTCTTTCTGGTCATGATTCAGGGTAATGCGATTGGTTTCACGCGGCATGTCTTCGCCCACAATCCACAACCCTGCTGTTCGCGTGTAGGCGTCCATGTACGACGCAAAATCGCTGCCCCAGCCTCCCGGGTTAAGAAACGCGGCATAAAACGGCAGACCAAGCGCGATGGTCTCCAGTTCATAACCGCCAACAAAACCACGCTTGTCATTATGGCCGGCCTCATCCTGTACGATGCCGGCCATGGTGGTGCCGCGGTAAAAATGAACCGGCTCGTCAAACACCGCATACACCGATCCGGTGGTGTGGCGCAGGTAATTGCGCCCGACCTGACCGGAACTGTTGGCCAGCCCATCGGGAAATTTGGATGATGCCGACAGCAGCAACAGGCGTGGCGTTTCAATGGAATTGCCGGCTACACAGACGATGCGGGCAGACTGGCGCTGCTCGTTGCCGTCCTTGTCAAAATACACCACGCCGGTGACTTTGCCTTTTGCATCGTGCTCAATGCGCGCCACATGACACTCGGTACGCAGTTCCAGCTTGCCGGTTTTTTCTGCCTTAGGAATTTCGGTATACAGGGTTGACCACTTGGCCCCCATCTTGCAGCCCTGAAAACAGAACCCCTGCTGGAGACAGGCGCCGCGGCCGTCTCGGGCCCGGCTGTTGATAGCCATGTGTCCGGTACTGATCTTTTTATAACCCAGGCGCGTCGCACCGTTGTACATGATCTTGAAGTTATTGTTGCCGGGCAGGCCGGGAATGCCATTCGTGCGCGTTACGCCCATCTTGTCTTCGGCCCGCGCATAATAGGGCTCCATATCTTTGAGCGTGATGGGCCAATCGAGCAGGTTGGCATCCTTGAGCTGCCCATAATGGGTCCGCGCCTTGAATTCATGTTCCTGGAACCGCAAAGAGGCGCCCGCCCAGTGCGTTGTGGTGCCGCCCACCGTCTTGCAGATCCAGGCCGGCAGATTGGGAAAATCCTTGGCAATGCGCCAGGTGCCGGATGTCGTGCGCTTGTCCAGCCAGGCCAGTTGGCTGAATGATTTCCATTCATCCTGAACAAACGATGCGGTGCTTTGCCGTGCGCCGGCTTCCAGCAACACAACGCTGATTCCTTTTTGACATAATTCATTGGCCAGCGTGCCACCGCCTGCGCCCGAGCCGATAATGACAACAACGCTGTCGTCCTTGTGATCAAAACTTGTCATAATGCTTATCTCCTTAGTCCTGCCTGTCTCTGTCTGTGAGCGCCGGTGCGCTTTATGATTGCATGGAAGGGCTGGCGCTCTGGGGCGGGTCGGGCAGCCACTTCAGATCGTCAAAGCCACGTGCAAGATAGCCGCCTTTGCTCCAGACTTCCCCTTCGTAGCCAAAGTGACGGTAGGCCATATCGTTGTCGTATATGGAGGTGATGCATTGGCCTCGTACCGCCTGAAAGAACGGATCGGCTTGCATTTTCTGCAACAGCGCCGTTTGTTTATCCAGCGCAAGACTTGAGAAAGCGCCTTTCGCCTGCCTGTCGAGTTTTGCCACGCCGTCGGCCAACAGTGTGGCCTGCGCAGCATCTCCCATTTGTGCATCCATATCCTTGACCAGCAAGGCGTAGACCGCATCGGGCAGGTCCCTGTGCGGATACAGCGCCTTGCCCATTGCCAGCAGCGTCTCGGCCTGTATCTGGTTCAGGTACGTGGTTTCCAGCGCCCAGGCACGCGACGGTGCAAATACGGCCAGTGTGGAACCAGCTGCCAGCACCCCCGTCAGCACGGCAGCGCCGCGCAGAAATTCGCGCCGGGTCAGGGCGCCATTAGGATTTGTCTTTTTTAACAGGATCGGTGTATCCATCATTCCTCCGTGTAGCAGTCGCATTCATCCGAAGCACAACCGAAGGCTGATGCCAGGGCTCGCTTCGTTTAGTTATGCGACCATTATGTGCTTTACCGATGGACTCGGGTAATACCCATTTACTACATGTCTAGAGGAAAACCCCAATGCCCATTATGATTTTCAGGACACAAATAGGTCATCAGGCAGCCCAAGGCCTCTGTCAGGCCAGGACAAGGCCATGGCAAGCCCGCAGAATGCGGGCAAGCGCACAGAGGATCTAATCAGGCAATAGCGGGTTGCAGAGCGACACCGATGACGGGCTTGGTGGTTTAGCGGCAGTGGCCCACGGATGCGATCAACGCGGCAGCTGGAAACCGCGGTTAACCAACCAGCGCCATTTTCTCGGCATGGACCACCTTCAGTGGAGGACAGGTCTGCAGGGCCGTCGGCTCTGCACCGGTCGTGGCGTAGCGTACGGCCTGGTAGCGCATACAGGTGACGCGCAGAAAAGAGGTAAAGTTCGTGGCTTCGCCGCGATAGGCGTAAACCTCGTCGTAGAGCGTGGCAATGAGTTGATTGGTGGTTGTGCCATCGCGGCGCGCCAGTTCCGCCAGCACTTCCCAGAACATGTTTTCCAGCTTGATACTGGTTACCACTTTGGCGATACGTACCGAGCGGCTGCGGCACTCGTACATGATGGGATCCGTGTGAGAATAAATGCTGCACATATTGCCTCCTGTTGCAGACGTCCAACCGGCAAGGCCGGTACAAAGCCCGGTCTGTGCTGCATTGGCGCACGAGAGATGGCACCCATGCGAAAACGCGCTGGCGCTGCAATTGTTATGGACCTGACCACGGTCACCCGTGTGACTGGATAATACCACTTTAGCGGAATCATGAGCCGGTCAAAGCGCGACCGCCTATCCGGGCAACGATCCGCCTGCAGCAGGTCGCTACTGATAGTGCCCGTGCCGTTGCAGGACTTCGATTTTATAGCCATCCGGGTCCACTATAAAAAAGAACCGGGCCAGCAAGGTATCGCCATCATGAAAGCGCTTGATCTCCAGGGGAGACAGGCCTGCCTGCACAAGACGCGCATGTTCGGCCTCCAGGTCGTCTACACAGACCGCCACATGACCATAGCCATCGCCATGCGAGTACGGTTCCTGACGCCCCTTGTTCCAGGTCAGTTCGATCTCCATATCGTTTTCTGCGTTTCGCAGGTACGACAGCGTAAAGTCCGGGAAATCCAGCTCATGCGCCGGCTCCAGGCCGAAAGCGGTTTTGTAGAATGCCTTGGATGCTGCCAGATCAAGACAGCGCAACATGACGTGTATGACTTTTGCCAAATCGTGGTCCCCCTGTAACCTTGTATAAACCAATGTACGGGCCTGGCGGTGATGCCTCCGGCCTCGCTGTCCCTGGATTATGCAGCAGAGCAGGCCAATGGGGGTAATAGCGGATTACTACAGGCATCCGAGGGTGCGTGAACGCGTGTACCTGGACAGGCGCGCCGCGCTGGCACTTAGATGGACAGATGTCCCGCGACGCGAATTTGCCTCAAAGCGCAAGAGACGCAAGCTGCAAAGACAGGCGCTGTAAATATTGCAGTTGCAGACATCCAGGACAGACGCCGGCACCAGGCTGCGGGGCGACAAACATCCGGGCTGCAGGTGTTGCAGCCCGGGCCGTCACGCCAGCAAAGCGACTTAATCAGAACGCAGGTACAATCGCGCCCTTGTATTTTTCTTCGATGAATTTTTTCACATCGTCAGTCTGCAATGCCTTGATCAGCTTCTCGATAGCCGGTGATTTGGCTTTGTCTTCCGTAGTTGCCACCAGATTGGCATAAGGCGAGTCGGCGCCTTCAATGAACAAGGCGTCTTGGGTCGGATTCAGGCCCGCTTCCAGCGCATAGTTGGTGTTAATCAACGCCAGATCCACGTCATCGAGCACCCGCGGCAATGTAGCGGCTTCCAGTTCCTTGAATTCCAGATTCTTGGGATTTTCTGTCACGTCCCTTGCAGTGGCCAGCAGATTCGCAGGGTCTTTCAGTTTGATCAGGCCCTGTTTCTGCAACAACAGCAAGGAGCGCGCGCCATTGGACGGGTCGTTAGGAATGGCAACAACTGCGCCGTCCTTGATCTCGGAAACATTTTTGATTTTCTTGGAGTATGCGCCAAACGGCTCAACATGGACCAGGCCGACTGAAACCAGCTTGGTGCCCTTTTCCTTGTTGAACGTGTCCAGATAAGGCTTGTGCTGGAAGAAATTGGCATCCAGCTGCTTATCGGCAACTTGCTGGTTGGGCTGCACATAGTCGGTAAAGACCTTGACGGTCAGGTCAACCCCTTCCTTGGCCAGCGCAGGCTTGATGTGCTCAAGCAGTTCGGCGTGCGGCACCGGCGTAGCGGCCACACTCAGTTTCTCGTTGGCAGCCGCTGACAGGCTGATCAGGGAACCGGCTACAAGCAAGCCACCCAGAATGTGTTTTAAGTTCATTTGCAATACTCCTTATTGCTATTTTCGGTTGAAATGTTGAACCAGATAATCACCCACGGACTGCACCAGCTGCACCATGAGGATCAGAATAACCACAGTAATGATCATGACTTCGGTCTGATAGCGCTGATAGCCAAAACGGATGGCCAGATCACCCAGGCCGCCACCGCCGATCACCCCGGACATGGCCGAATAGCTGATCAGCATGATCGTGGTAACAACCACTGCACTGATAATACCGGTTGTGGCTTCGGGTAGCAGCGCCCACAGCACAGTCTGGCGCGAATTGGCACCCATGGCCCGACATGCTTCAGATATGCCCGGATCGAGCTCGCGCAGGACATTTTCGACCAGACGCGCGAAGAACGGCGCGGCGCCAACGACCAATGGCGGTATCGCCCCGCCTACGCCAAGCGCACTGCCCATGATCAGGCGGGTAAACGGAATCAGCACAATCAACAGAATCAGAAACGGCACCGAACGCAAAATATTGACCACCAGCGACACAGACTGGTAAATAGGCTTGTTGGCCAGCAACTGGCGGTCACTGGTCAAAAACAGATAAACGCCCAGCGGCAGGCCGATGATCACGGTCCACAACAGCGACCAGCCGGTCATCAGCAAAGTATCGATCGTGGCCTCTCCGATGAGGGGCCAGTCCAGCGTACTCCAATTCATGCTCTCAATACCTCGTAATTGACCTGATTATGCCGAAAAAATGCCTCCAATGGCTCATAGCGCGAAGGATCGGCATCCACAGCCAGCACCAGCTGCCCATAGGGCGTATCCTTGATTTTGCCGACTGCCCCTGCAGGATGCTCAGATTTACATCCAGATCGCGGCTGGCCTGGCTCAACAGCGGTCGCGCCGTGCTGTGCCCGCGGTAGGTCAGGCGCACGATGCGGCCCGGCACGCCTTCGATCAATTCTTTCCAGCCATCGGCATCGACGCCGCTCTCGGAGAGCAGTGACAGCGTTGTTGCATGCTGTGGATGCAAAAAAACCTCGACTACCTCGCCCGATTCGGCGATCCGGCCATTGTCGATAATCGCCACGCGATCACAGACGCTGCGGATCACATCCATGCTGTGGGTGATCAGCACCACGGTAATGCCAAAGCGCCGGTTAATGTCGAGCACCAGGTTCAGGATCGACTGTGTCGTTTCCGGGTCCAGCGCACTGGTGGCCTCATCACACAGCAGCAGCTCCGGCTCATTGGCCAGCGCGCGCGCAATGCCCACCCGCTGTTGCTGCCCACCCGATAGCTGCCTGGGGTACTTGTAAGCATGGTCTTGCAGTCCGACCAGCTCCAGCAATGCCAGCGCCCTCTCGGTTCTTGCCTGTTTGTCCATTCCGGCCAGGCGCAGGGGGAAGGCCACATTTTGCAGCACAGTGCGGCTGGTAAGCAGATTGAAGTGCTGGAATACCATGCCGATCTTGTGACGCAAGGTTCGCAGCGCGGCTTCACTGATTTTGGTGATGTCCTGACCGTGTAGCAGCACACTGCCGCTGGTGGGACGCTCCAGCAGATTGAGCATGCGTATGAGGGTGCTTTTGCCGGCGCCGGAACGGCCGATAATGCCGAAAATTTCGCCCTGGGCGATGTCCAGACTGACGCCGGCCAGCGCCTCGACCACTTTGTCGCGGGAAGCGTAGGATTTATGAATATTTTTTAGCTCAATCAACGTACATACTCTGAAAATCGGTGTGGTTTAAACGAATTTTATATTACCTGTATAAATTTGTTTTTATTTGAATATTGCTTATGGGTATATAGAATTGACGAAAAAGCAGGGTGCAAGAAAACAAACAAAGCAGCAGGAAACGGCGTCCGGACCCTCACGCGGGTGGCCCATCCGTACGATACTGTGGTCCAACGATTGATCTGGCTCCCTGCTGATACGGCGGCGCCGGAACAACCTGACTCTGGCCGCGTACCGTCATGTGCAATGCAGGCTGCTGATTACAGCGTGCTGATACAGGGGTGCCTATGGCGCTATTCTGCCACAATCACGCTGGCAGCACGATTGCCGCATGCTCATTCACTGCCCGTCCTCTGCGGCAAGCCGCCCCTTACTCGTTGCGGAATCCGGCACACTCACATGAGCCTGGCTTGCCTTGCAGCGCGGCCGCCAACCGCTATCGTTGCCCTGAAAAGAAAATACCGTGCCAGGGCACGGTATTTTTTTATGGCCAGTGAGCCATCGCCAGAGCGGCAGATCAGACCGGCCAATGAACAACCATATGTCTTATTGCAGTGCGATTTCTACATCAACACCAGCAGGCAAATCCAGGCGCATCAGCGCGTCAACGGTTTTATCTGTAGGATCAACAATGTCCATCAGACGTTGGTGCGTACGGATTTCGAACTGGTCACGTGATGTTTTGTTCACGTGAGGTGAACGCAGTACGTCGTAGCGTTTGATGCGGGTTGGCAGTGGAACTGGGCCACGGACAACGGCACCGGTGCGCTTTGCTGTATCCACGATTTCAGCAGCTGACTGGTCGATAAGCTTGTAGTCAAATGCTTTAAGGCGAATACGGATTTTCTGGTTTTTCATGGGAATTCCTAAAGAACAATTATAAAGAACGAACTACCTGATCAGGGTAGCGACAAAGACGCCCGACAGTCCGAAGACTGCCGGATGCATCTGTAAATATTACTTCGTGATTTTAGCAACCACGCCGGCGCCGACGGTACGGCCATTAACGCGGGCCGCGAATAGTACCTACGTTTACGTGTGGTTTGGTACGTTCAAACTTACCTTTTGCCATAATATCTATCCAATACTTAATCTATCTGAATATGAAAACGTTGCGCCTGCCTGAACCTTTGGAGAGAACAGGCGCAACACCTATTGTGTTTATTTGCTGCGGGCGCTGATGACTTCTTCGGCAACGTTCTTCGGAGCTTCAGCGTATTGCTTGAATTCCATCGTGTACGTTGCACGACCCTGTGTCAGAGAACGCAGATTGGTTGCATAACCAAACATTTCTGCCAGTGGCACTTCGGCTTTAATCACTTTACCGCCACCAACCATATCGTCCATACCCTGAACCATACCACGGCGTGAGGACAAATCGCCCATCACTGTACCGGCGTAATCTTCAGGTGTTTCCACTTCTACAGCCATCATCGGCTCCAGCAGAACCGCC
Above is a window of Advenella kashmirensis WT001 DNA encoding:
- a CDS encoding GMC family oxidoreductase — its product is MTSFDHKDDSVVVIIGSGAGGGTLANELCQKGISVVLLEAGARQSTASFVQDEWKSFSQLAWLDKRTTSGTWRIAKDFPNLPAWICKTVGGTTTHWAGASLRFQEHEFKARTHYGQLKDANLLDWPITLKDMEPYYARAEDKMGVTRTNGIPGLPGNNNFKIMYNGATRLGYKKISTGHMAINSRARDGRGACLQQGFCFQGCKMGAKWSTLYTEIPKAEKTGKLELRTECHVARIEHDAKGKVTGVVYFDKDGNEQRQSARIVCVAGNSIETPRLLLLSASSKFPDGLANSSGQVGRNYLRHTTGSVYAVFDEPVHFYRGTTMAGIVQDEAGHNDKRGFVGGYELETIALGLPFYAAFLNPGGWGSDFASYMDAYTRTAGLWIVGEDMPRETNRITLNHDQKDQHGLPVPNVHFDDHPNDHAMREHAFGQAIAMYEAAGARKAFRTPPYPSTHNLGTCRMSARPEDGVCNKHGQTHDIANLFISDGSQFTSGATENPTLTIVSLAIRQAEYIADQMQRRQL
- a CDS encoding gluconate 2-dehydrogenase subunit 3 family protein, whose product is MMDTPILLKKTNPNGALTRREFLRGAAVLTGVLAAGSTLAVFAPSRAWALETTYLNQIQAETLLAMGKALYPHRDLPDAVYALLVKDMDAQMGDAAQATLLADGVAKLDRQAKGAFSSLALDKQTALLQKMQADPFFQAVRGQCITSIYDNDMAYRHFGYEGEVWSKGGYLARGFDDLKWLPDPPQSASPSMQS
- a CDS encoding ribbon-helix-helix domain-containing protein, with the protein product MCSIYSHTDPIMYECRSRSVRIAKVVTSIKLENMFWEVLAELARRDGTTTNQLIATLYDEVYAYRGEATNFTSFLRVTCMRYQAVRYATTGAEPTALQTCPPLKVVHAEKMALVG
- a CDS encoding VOC family protein: MAKVIHVMLRCLDLAASKAFYKTAFGLEPAHELDFPDFTLSYLRNAENDMEIELTWNKGRQEPYSHGDGYGHVAVCVDDLEAEHARLVQAGLSPLEIKRFHDGDTLLARFFFIVDPDGYKIEVLQRHGHYQ
- a CDS encoding MetQ/NlpA family ABC transporter substrate-binding protein — encoded protein: MNLKHILGGLLVAGSLISLSAAANEKLSVAATPVPHAELLEHIKPALAKEGVDLTVKVFTDYVQPNQQVADKQLDANFFQHKPYLDTFNKEKGTKLVSVGLVHVEPFGAYSKKIKNVSEIKDGAVVAIPNDPSNGARSLLLLQKQGLIKLKDPANLLATARDVTENPKNLEFKELEAATLPRVLDDVDLALINTNYALEAGLNPTQDALFIEGADSPYANLVATTEDKAKSPAIEKLIKALQTDDVKKFIEEKYKGAIVPAF
- a CDS encoding methionine ABC transporter permease is translated as MNWSTLDWPLIGEATIDTLLMTGWSLLWTVIIGLPLGVYLFLTSDRQLLANKPIYQSVSLVVNILRSVPFLILLIVLIPFTRLIMGSALGVGGAIPPLVVGAAPFFARLVENVLRELDPGISEACRAMGANSRQTVLWALLPEATTGIISAVVVTTIMLISYSAMSGVIGGGGLGDLAIRFGYQRYQTEVMIITVVILILMVQLVQSVGDYLVQHFNRK
- the rpsJ gene encoding 30S ribosomal protein S10 — its product is MKNQKIRIRLKAFDYKLIDQSAAEIVDTAKRTGAVVRGPVPLPTRIKRYDVLRSPHVNKTSRDQFEIRTHQRLMDIVDPTDKTVDALMRLDLPAGVDVEIALQ